TCGCTCGGGCAGGAGGAGTATCCGCACCCGATCCTCATGAAGCCGGATCGCGCAGGCATTACCGACGTTAAGCGCCACGTAGGTACCGCCCCCGTCCACCGACGTCCCCCAGCCGGCGTGACTTTCTGCGTTCGCCACTTCGATGGATCTGGCGGTCGCACGGAGAATCGCTTTGCCGGCGTCGGAGTCGGCGAACGCAGCGAGGATTCCCATCCCTGAGCCGTCCCTGCCGACCGCTGAAGGCACCGGGGCGCTCAGCTTGCGCTCCGGGTACGGCAAGTCGCGATCGAGTGTGGATTTCAGAAAATCGATGACGGCGTGGGCTTCAGGGTTACTTATTTTCGAGTCCGTTCCCTCGTACTCCAGCATCTCGTGGTGGGCCCTCTCGAACGACTCCCATTGCTCGGCGGCCTCGGCCCAATCCAACGCGTAGCGCTCCGAACCCGGCTCTTGTACGAATGAACCGCAATAATCGCCTGCCGCAATCAGGGTTGTCATTGCTGCTGGATCCACGCTCTCCGCAACCAAGGCGATCTCGACCTTGTCGTCCCTGAGAGTGATCGCGAAGACTCGGCTGATTCTGAGGTTTACCGTCCAACCCTTTGATTTCCTAACGGTGGGAGTCCAATAGAGTCGTGCGCGGCGGTTCGCGACTTCGATCGAGTCGGCCATCCTGTGGAGAACTGCCCTGCCGTTGGGGTCGTCGGCGTAGCGCTGGAGCAGGGAAAGCGCTTCCGTCTCGTCTCTGGTCATGGCACCGCCGTGGCTGGGAGTGTCCGATTTGGCGAGTGAACGTGTCCGTGTGGGAGTGGTCCGTCCATACCCAAAATAAGGGGGGTGGCGTGCGACGTGGACGCTCGGTAGAGTCTCGCGCATGGATTTGAAGCTGAAGGGGAAAGTTGCGGTCGTGACCGGCGGGAGCCGGGGGATCGGGCTCTACATCGCGCGGGCGCTGGGGGCGGAAGGCGCGCGGCTGGCGCTATGCGCGCGCAACCGCGATCCGCTCGAAGAAGCGGCCGAGTCGCTGAGGGCGGACGGAGTCGCGGATGTCCTCACGGTGGCCTGCGACATCGCCGAGGAGGACGGCGCCCGACAAGTCGTTGACGCGGCGGTCGACCGCTACGGGGCGCTGGACGTTCTCGTGAACAACGTCGGGGGCAACCGGCGCGGGAAGTTCGAGGAGACGAGCGACCAGG
This Candidatus Palauibacter polyketidifaciens DNA region includes the following protein-coding sequences:
- a CDS encoding SDR family oxidoreductase, whose product is MDLKLKGKVAVVTGGSRGIGLYIARALGAEGARLALCARNRDPLEEAAESLRADGVADVLTVACDIAEEDGARQVVDAAVDRYGALDVLVNNVGGNRRGKFEETSDQDWLDILQLNVLSGFRASRLAIPHMRAAGGGSIVFVSSVFGREKGGPGLSIYNTTKTALISAA